The Spirosoma sp. SC4-14 DNA window GGAACAATTTTGTATTTTTTCTATTTGAGCAACTGTATAATCACCATAAAAGGATGATTATTGTGAATTTTTCAAGATAAAATTCGCACGCTGTTAACAATAGAAAGCTGCAAAAATGAAAAGAAGTTTGTTGCCTCTCACCATCGGAGGCTTCGGGATTGGAATGACCGAATTTGTGATGATGGGTATTCTGCCAGACATTGCCAACACCTTACATATCACCATCCCCGTTGCCGGTCACCTCATCTCTTCCTATGCCCTGGGCGTAGTACTGGGCGCTCCGTTGCTGGTTGGCATTGCGGGGAATTATCCGCCCAAAAAGATTCTGCTGGGCCTGATGGCGCTCTTTACGTTTTGTAATGCACTGTCGTCTTTTGCGCCCAACTACCAAATCATGATGATTACGCGTTTGTTGTCGGGCTTGCCACATGGTGCTTTTTTTGGCGTTGGTGCCGTAGTAGCCAGCCGCTTAGCAAGACGGGGAAAAGAAGCGCAGGCTATTTCGATGATGTTTGCCGGGCTGACCATTGCCAATATCATCGGGGTTCCGCTCGGAACCTACATTGGTCATTCGATGAGCTGGCGGCTGACGTTTGTTATCATTGCCGCTGTCGGGCTGATCACAATGGCCAGCATTCAGAAATTGCTTCCCGATCTGCCGGTTGTGGGTGAGTCGAATCTTCGTAAAGACCTGAAACTCTTTACGCACGTTGAACCCTGGCTGATTTTGGGAATCACAGCTATCGGTACCGGCGGTTTGTTTGCCTGGTTCAGCTACATTGCGCCCCTCCTAACCGAAGTAGCCCATTTCGGCAGTGACCAAATCACCTGGATTCTGGTGCTGGCCGGGTTAGGCATGGCCGTCGGTAACCTGATTGCCGGACGTATGGCCGACTTTATTTCACCCATCAAAGCAACAGCACTGTTTCTGTTGCTGATGGTTATCTGCCTGATCACGGTTTACTTTGTCGCTCCGTTTAAAGTGCCGCTACTCATCATGACCTTCATTACGGGAGCCATTGCGTTTTCGCTGGGCGCTCCTATTCAGATTCTGATGATTCGGGCCTCCAACGGCTCCGAAATGCTGGCATCATCGGTTAGTCAGGCCGGATTTAATATCGGCAATGCCATAGGTGCCTATCTGGGCGGTTTGCCCATTGCGGCCGGTTTTGGCTATACCTCACCCGAATGGATTGGTGCCATGCTGGCATTCAGCGGTTTTGCACTGGCCATTATGGTATACTTCCGGCAAAAGAGCGCCGACTCCTACGAGCTGGCAACCAGTCATTAAGCCCTACCGGTCTCACAATATTTTGCCTGGCCTATGAACGGATTCTGTAATTTGACGCAGAATCCGTTTTTGTATGTAGCCAAATTTCCACATGAGCTTTTTAGGGATTTTATTCGTTCTGCTAGCTATTGTCATCTACCTGTCTATCGTTATTGTGCAGCAGGGTACGGTAGCCGTTATCACCGTTTTTGGTAAGTATTCCCGCGTGCTGGGTCCGGGATTAAATTTTAAAATCCCATTCATCGAAGTCATCTACCGACGCATATCGATCCAGAACCGCTCCGTCGAGCTGGCGTTTCAGGCCATTACGGCCGATCAGGCCAACGTAAACTTCAAGGCCATGCTGGTGTATTCGGTATTGAATCAGGGCGAAGAAACAATCAAGAATGTAGCGTTTAAGTTTATCGATGAAGCGTCGTTCATGCAGGCACTGA harbors:
- a CDS encoding MFS transporter translates to MKRSLLPLTIGGFGIGMTEFVMMGILPDIANTLHITIPVAGHLISSYALGVVLGAPLLVGIAGNYPPKKILLGLMALFTFCNALSSFAPNYQIMMITRLLSGLPHGAFFGVGAVVASRLARRGKEAQAISMMFAGLTIANIIGVPLGTYIGHSMSWRLTFVIIAAVGLITMASIQKLLPDLPVVGESNLRKDLKLFTHVEPWLILGITAIGTGGLFAWFSYIAPLLTEVAHFGSDQITWILVLAGLGMAVGNLIAGRMADFISPIKATALFLLLMVICLITVYFVAPFKVPLLIMTFITGAIAFSLGAPIQILMIRASNGSEMLASSVSQAGFNIGNAIGAYLGGLPIAAGFGYTSPEWIGAMLAFSGFALAIMVYFRQKSADSYELATSH